The Paenibacillus antri genome has a window encoding:
- a CDS encoding Cj0069 family protein produces MSRNPRIAILWHGDRESRNHATAKNNKFSKIFEEFQQYNIIAEPAVYNDEFVDEVQLQLSQVDGVLVWVNPIEGGRNRSILDEMLRDVASSGNFVSTHPDVILKMGTKEVLFQTREMEWGGDIHLYKNIQELREQLPVRLADGSSRVLKQNRGNGGNGVWRVEFVDGTGVQRTDPIIRVLHALRNSTEKEMLFSEFINQCEAYFAGTGLMIDQSFQSPLPDGMVRCYMTHNEVVGFGHQYVTALLRPQSGSEPLQPQPRIYHPESKPEFQSLKTKMESEWIPQLQQLLDIETKSLPIIWDADFLYGPKTSSGEDTYVLCEMNVSSVHPFPDSALPKLVKNAVAMITNSQK; encoded by the coding sequence ATGAGTCGAAATCCAAGAATAGCGATTCTTTGGCATGGGGACCGTGAATCACGAAATCATGCAACCGCCAAGAACAACAAATTCAGTAAGATATTCGAAGAATTTCAGCAGTACAATATCATAGCCGAACCTGCCGTTTACAATGATGAATTTGTTGATGAGGTGCAGCTTCAACTAAGTCAAGTCGATGGAGTCCTCGTTTGGGTGAATCCCATTGAAGGCGGAAGAAATCGGTCTATTCTAGACGAAATGTTGAGAGATGTCGCTTCAAGCGGAAATTTTGTCAGTACGCACCCCGATGTGATTTTGAAAATGGGTACCAAAGAGGTGTTATTCCAGACTCGGGAAATGGAATGGGGAGGCGACATTCATCTCTACAAAAACATCCAGGAGCTCCGTGAGCAATTGCCGGTTCGCCTTGCAGATGGATCTTCACGTGTATTGAAGCAGAATCGCGGCAATGGCGGCAACGGGGTATGGAGGGTTGAGTTTGTTGACGGGACTGGTGTTCAAAGAACGGACCCCATCATTCGTGTACTCCATGCACTCCGTAACAGCACCGAGAAAGAGATGCTGTTCAGTGAATTCATAAACCAATGCGAAGCCTATTTTGCCGGAACCGGTCTAATGATTGACCAGTCCTTTCAATCTCCCCTGCCTGATGGAATGGTTAGATGCTACATGACCCATAATGAGGTGGTTGGATTCGGACACCAGTATGTTACAGCTTTACTCCGGCCACAGAGCGGTTCAGAACCATTGCAGCCACAGCCGAGGATTTACCATCCTGAATCGAAACCGGAGTTTCAGTCACTAAAAACAAAGATGGAGTCTGAGTGGATTCCACAATTGCAGCAATTACTCGACATTGAAACAAAGTCTTTACCGATTATTTGGGATGCGGACTTTCTCTACGGACCAAAGACCTCGTCAGGTGAAGATACGTATGTATTGTGCGAAATGAACGTCAGCTCCGTGCATCCTTTTCCGGATTCTGCTCTGCCTAAGCTGGTAAAAAATGCAGTTGCAATGATTACAAATTCTCAGAAGTGA
- a CDS encoding DUF2294 domain-containing protein, whose amino-acid sequence MLRSMSKGELEDKLSRSLTQWEKEYLGRGPVLVKTDIVRNMIIVGLKGILTPAEKKLAGTSEGMLSVKRIRADLVESGREQLGKMILELTGEEVSSFHTDISTRTGERVMVFVLSDNLEKKLIV is encoded by the coding sequence ATGCTCCGTTCGATGTCAAAAGGGGAATTGGAAGACAAATTAAGCAGAAGTTTAACGCAATGGGAGAAGGAATATTTGGGACGGGGGCCAGTGTTGGTAAAAACCGACATTGTGCGCAATATGATTATTGTGGGACTTAAAGGGATATTAACTCCCGCTGAGAAAAAACTGGCGGGGACATCTGAAGGTATGCTTTCTGTGAAGCGCATTAGGGCGGATTTGGTGGAATCGGGAAGAGAACAGCTTGGAAAGATGATTCTCGAGCTGACAGGGGAAGAAGTCAGCAGCTTCCACACCGATATCAGCACTCGTACCGGGGAAAGAGTAATGGTGTTCGTGCTCTCCGATAATCTGGAGAAGAAATTAATTGTATAA
- a CDS encoding Cj0069 family protein — MSRNPRIAILWHGDRESRNHATAKNNKFSKIFEEFQQYNIIAEPAVYNDEFVDEVQLQLSQVDGVLVWVNPIEGGRNRSILDEMLRDVASSGNFVSTHPYVILKMGTKEVLFQTREMEWGGDIHLYKNIQELREQLPVRLADGSSRVLKQNRGNGGNGVWRVEFVDGTGVQRTDPIIRVLHALRNSTEKEMLFSEFINQCEAYFAGTGLMIDQSFQSPLPDGMVRCYMTHNEVVGFGHQYVTALLRPQSGSEPLQPQPRIYHPESKPEFQSLKTKMESEWIPQLLQLLDIETKSLPIIWDADFLYGPKTSSGEDTYVLCEMNVSSVHPFPDSALPKLVKNAVAMITNSQK; from the coding sequence ATGAGTCGAAATCCAAGAATAGCGATTCTTTGGCATGGGGACCGTGAATCACGAAATCATGCAACCGCCAAGAACAACAAATTCAGTAAGATATTCGAAGAATTTCAGCAGTACAATATCATAGCCGAACCTGCCGTTTACAATGATGAATTTGTTGATGAGGTGCAGCTTCAACTAAGTCAAGTCGATGGAGTCCTCGTTTGGGTGAATCCCATTGAAGGTGGAAGAAATCGGTCTATTCTAGACGAAATGTTGAGAGATGTCGCTTCAAGCGGAAATTTTGTCAGTACGCACCCCTATGTGATTTTGAAAATGGGTACCAAAGAGGTGTTATTCCAGACTCGGGAAATGGAATGGGGAGGCGACATTCATCTCTACAAAAACATCCAGGAGCTCCGTGAGCAATTGCCGGTTCGCCTTGCAGATGGATCTTCACGTGTATTGAAGCAGAATCGCGGCAATGGCGGCAACGGGGTATGGAGGGTTGAGTTTGTTGACGGGACTGGTGTTCAAAGAACGGACCCCATCATTCGTGTACTCCATGCACTCCGTAACAGCACCGAGAAAGAGATGCTGTTCAGTGAATTCATAAACCAATGCGAAGCCTATTTTGCCGGAACCGGTCTAATGATTGACCAGTCCTTTCAATCTCCCCTGCCTGATGGAATGGTTAGATGCTACATGACCCATAATGAGGTGGTTGGATTCGGACACCAGTATGTTACAGCTTTACTCCGGCCACAGAGCGGTTCAGAACCACTGCAGCCACAGCCGAGGATTTACCATCCTGAATCGAAACCGGAGTTTCAGTCACTAAAAACAAAGATGGAGTCTGAGTGGATTCCACAATTGCTGCAATTACTCGACATTGAAACAAAGTCTTTACCGATTATTTGGGATGCGGACTTTCTCTACGGACCAAAGACCTCGTCAGGTGAAGATACGTATGTATTGTGCGAAATGAACGTTAGCTCCGTGCATCCTTTTCCGGATTCTGCTCTGCCTAAGCTGGTAAAAAATGCAGTTGCAATGATTACAAATTCTCAGAAGTGA
- the mgtE gene encoding magnesium transporter, with protein sequence MTNLTDKELDLVIIKHLKEAKKKDFQTIAEELHPYDLASIYKRMSEKHKPRFLVFLTLEQTALLVQELEQKQQIDVLTKLGVEKTAQVMDLMDNDDLANLLGELTEEKKQAFLERMKNEESQAVQSLMQYPPETAGRIMTNRYVWIPRHYTVRDVAEKLREYAEIAETINYLFVIDDAKKLIGVVSYRDLILTTPNEKIENIMYERVISVTVDTDQEEVARIIERYDFLAVPVVESDNRLVGIVTVDDIIDVVIKEATEDIQKLSASGKSIDFDTKASVAAFRRLPWLVLLLLIGILSGTIISQFEETLEKVVALAFFMPMIAGMTGNTGTQSLAVVVRGLITRDVDARTVRRLFFRELLVGIILGVVCGILISIIAYIWQGNPVLGLVVGSSLVMTLIIGTLAGTIIPIVLYKLKVDPAVASGPLITTLNDILSLLIYFGIATMFISYLI encoded by the coding sequence ATGACCAACTTAACTGATAAAGAGCTGGATCTGGTCATAATCAAGCACTTAAAAGAGGCGAAGAAGAAGGACTTCCAAACGATTGCTGAAGAACTTCATCCTTACGATTTGGCTAGTATCTATAAACGGATGTCCGAAAAGCATAAACCTCGGTTTTTAGTTTTCTTAACCCTGGAGCAAACTGCACTCTTGGTACAAGAGCTTGAACAAAAACAGCAAATTGACGTCCTAACCAAGCTTGGCGTGGAAAAGACCGCGCAAGTAATGGACCTAATGGATAATGATGATCTGGCAAATCTGTTAGGTGAGCTGACAGAGGAGAAGAAACAAGCATTTTTGGAAAGAATGAAAAACGAAGAGTCTCAAGCAGTACAAAGCTTAATGCAATATCCTCCAGAAACAGCAGGGAGGATCATGACTAATAGGTATGTCTGGATCCCAAGACACTACACGGTTAGGGATGTAGCGGAGAAGCTTAGAGAATATGCAGAGATTGCGGAGACTATAAATTATTTATTTGTGATTGATGACGCAAAAAAATTGATTGGAGTTGTCTCTTACAGGGATTTAATATTAACTACACCAAATGAAAAAATAGAAAATATCATGTACGAAAGGGTTATATCCGTTACCGTTGACACAGATCAGGAAGAGGTCGCCCGCATTATTGAACGTTATGATTTCTTGGCTGTTCCCGTTGTTGAAAGTGATAATAGGTTAGTGGGTATTGTGACGGTAGATGATATTATTGATGTCGTCATAAAAGAAGCAACAGAGGACATTCAGAAGCTTTCTGCGTCAGGCAAATCAATTGACTTCGATACCAAAGCCTCTGTAGCTGCATTCCGAAGGCTCCCGTGGCTTGTCCTATTATTGCTTATAGGCATTTTATCTGGAACGATCATAAGTCAGTTTGAAGAAACTTTAGAAAAGGTTGTCGCGTTAGCTTTTTTTATGCCCATGATCGCAGGGATGACAGGGAATACAGGGACACAATCTTTAGCAGTTGTAGTAAGGGGTTTAATTACAAGAGATGTCGATGCAAGAACTGTTAGGAGATTATTCTTCCGTGAGCTTTTGGTTGGAATCATATTAGGCGTGGTTTGCGGCATATTAATTTCAATCATCGCTTATATATGGCAAGGGAATCCTGTTCTTGGACTTGTAGTTGGCAGCTCATTGGTGATGACCTTGATCATTGGCACCTTAGCGGGAACAATTATCCCAATTGTACTATATAAGTTGAAAGTCGACCCTGCGGTAGCGTCTGGACCGCTGATTACGACCTTAAATGATATTTTATCCCTTTTGATTTATTTCGGGATTGCTACGATGTTTATTTCGTATCTTATTTAA
- a CDS encoding magnesium transporter CorA family protein, with product MLTILKNDGAGKVNKLDQFEKGCWIHLTNPSEHEKQKLVSELDVDVEFLQDALDDDEIGRIDKDENRVMLFVDIPISAKDGQKETNTTVTLGILVMEDYFLTVCQQDTAVMNEFIQGKVKNFHTHMRTRFLLQILSHTSLYYLQYLKRINKQMESLENSLRQSMKNNELLSVLELQKSLVYFSTALDTNNLVMERLLSGSFLKMYEDDQELLAEVMIEIRQAIKTTEIYTAILGNVMNGFGSIISNNVNHVVKLLTAITIIVTLPMVLGTFYGMNVELKSTTNSRAPRPEQ from the coding sequence ATGTTGACCATTTTGAAAAACGATGGTGCCGGAAAAGTAAACAAACTTGACCAATTTGAAAAAGGTTGCTGGATACATCTTACCAATCCTTCTGAACATGAGAAACAAAAATTGGTCAGCGAATTGGATGTTGACGTTGAATTTCTGCAGGATGCTCTTGATGATGATGAAATCGGTCGGATCGACAAAGATGAAAACCGAGTTATGCTTTTTGTGGACATCCCGATTTCTGCGAAAGATGGACAAAAGGAGACGAATACTACAGTTACCCTTGGCATTTTGGTGATGGAGGATTACTTCCTTACCGTTTGCCAGCAAGACACAGCTGTCATGAATGAGTTTATTCAAGGTAAAGTGAAAAATTTTCACACGCATATGAGAACGCGGTTCTTACTGCAAATTCTGTCCCATACTTCGCTTTATTATTTACAATACTTGAAACGAATCAACAAGCAAATGGAAAGCCTTGAAAATTCCTTGCGTCAATCCATGAAAAACAACGAACTGTTGTCCGTGCTTGAATTACAGAAAAGTCTCGTTTATTTTTCGACAGCTTTGGACACGAACAACTTAGTGATGGAACGGCTGTTAAGCGGCAGTTTTTTGAAAATGTATGAAGACGATCAAGAGTTGCTTGCAGAAGTCATGATCGAAATCCGGCAAGCGATCAAAACGACTGAAATATACACTGCCATTCTGGGGAATGTCATGAATGGTTTTGGTTCCATTATTTCCAACAATGTCAATCATGTTGTTAAGTTGCTTACAGCGATTACCATCATCGTCACGTTGCCGATGGTACTTGGAACGTTCTATGGCATGAATGTTGAACTTAAAAGTACCACGAACTCAAGAGCCCCGCGGCCAGAACAATAA
- a CDS encoding TIM-barrel domain-containing protein — MDCIVLDWRSWTGELWGQKTLDPERFPDPDANMMEQLHALKSKLMVSIWPIMNSGGDNHREMDENGYLLGNQATYDAFQEGARQLYWQQANAGLFSHGIDAWLCDCTEPFEADWKGAVKPEPEQRMLINTGEAKSYLDPEYINAYSLLHSKGIYEGQRSTTDSKRVVNLTRSAYAGQHRYGTITWSGDIAANWDTLKKQIADGLNICVTGSPYWTFDIGAFFVQNKPELWFWNGDFDKGVDDLGYRELYVRWFQLGAFLPMFRSSLTHNVFSYVFIERQWFK, encoded by the coding sequence TTGGATTGCATTGTGCTGGATTGGCGTTCATGGACTGGAGAATTGTGGGGACAGAAGACGCTTGACCCTGAGCGGTTTCCAGATCCTGATGCCAACATGATGGAGCAACTGCATGCCCTAAAATCCAAACTCATGGTTTCGATCTGGCCCATTATGAACTCAGGTGGCGACAACCACCGGGAAATGGATGAGAACGGTTATCTGCTTGGTAATCAGGCGACGTATGACGCTTTTCAAGAAGGAGCACGTCAACTTTATTGGCAGCAAGCGAATGCCGGATTGTTCTCCCATGGCATTGATGCATGGTTGTGTGATTGCACAGAACCGTTCGAAGCTGATTGGAAAGGCGCGGTCAAGCCTGAACCCGAGCAGCGTATGCTTATCAATACAGGGGAAGCGAAGAGTTACCTTGATCCCGAATATATCAATGCCTACTCACTGCTGCATTCCAAAGGGATCTATGAAGGCCAGCGCTCCACGACAGACAGCAAACGCGTGGTGAATCTGACGCGTTCTGCATATGCGGGGCAGCATCGGTACGGCACTATTACCTGGTCAGGGGATATAGCAGCAAATTGGGACACGCTCAAGAAACAAATAGCTGACGGCCTTAATATTTGTGTTACCGGATCGCCATATTGGACCTTCGACATCGGTGCCTTTTTTGTACAAAATAAACCAGAGCTTTGGTTCTGGAATGGTGATTTTGATAAGGGCGTTGATGATCTGGGCTATCGTGAGCTCTATGTACGGTGGTTTCAATTGGGAGCTTTCCTCCCGATGTTTCGATCATCATTAACCCACAATGTATTCAGTTACGTGTTTATCGAGCGTCAATGGTTTAAATAA
- a CDS encoding transposase, whose amino-acid sequence MYKPYGKIANQILLPGDFFLPFGGKLNPDNRWCKLAQLIPWAKVDQKYAKSLKKSMRGQQAVSIRTALGSLIIQERLQLSDRETLEQLTENPYLQYFIGLEAYQDRKPPFHHSLMTHFRKRLNAEVLQEINEMIAIESAKQEQDRDDDDSMPGAGKSAKPKQSIRPEADPNQGTLLLDATCAPADIAYPTGITLLHTGREKLEEIIDALHAPHKGTLAKPRTYREKARKAYLAVAKQRRIGHKKLRKAIGKQLKFIARDIFESLSS is encoded by the coding sequence ATGTATAAGCCTTACGGAAAAATTGCGAACCAAATCTTGTTGCCAGGCGATTTTTTTCTTCCCTTCGGCGGGAAGTTGAATCCCGACAATCGCTGGTGTAAGTTGGCCCAATTGATTCCCTGGGCGAAGGTCGATCAAAAATATGCCAAGTCATTGAAAAAGTCGATGCGCGGCCAGCAAGCAGTTTCTATTCGCACGGCTCTAGGTTCTCTTATCATCCAAGAGCGTCTGCAGCTCTCGGATCGCGAGACGCTGGAACAGTTGACAGAGAATCCGTATCTGCAATACTTCATTGGGCTTGAGGCGTACCAGGATCGGAAGCCTCCGTTTCATCATTCGCTCATGACCCATTTCCGGAAGCGTTTGAATGCAGAAGTGCTTCAAGAGATCAATGAGATGATCGCGATTGAATCCGCGAAGCAAGAACAAGATCGTGACGATGACGACTCCATGCCGGGCGCAGGAAAATCTGCGAAACCGAAGCAATCCATTCGTCCCGAAGCTGACCCAAATCAAGGCACATTGTTGCTTGATGCGACATGTGCGCCGGCAGACATCGCCTACCCAACAGGTATCACCTTGCTCCATACCGGCCGCGAGAAATTAGAGGAAATCATTGATGCGCTCCATGCACCGCATAAGGGCACGCTTGCGAAACCGCGTACGTATCGAGAGAAGGCTCGTAAAGCCTATCTTGCAGTCGCAAAGCAACGTCGAATTGGGCACAAGAAGCTCCGTAAGGCGATTGGCAAGCAGTTGAAGTTCATTGCACGGGATATATTCGAATCATTGAGCAGCTAG
- a CDS encoding chromate resistance protein ChrB domain-containing protein, whose protein sequence is MKWVTWERVGVDRMACAWLIRRFVDPHAEFLFISVGQSLPEGAEPFDIPGVRYSHRQGHCSFHTILKEFKINNLVLQRIARIVDEADTVQEVTLEPAAPGLDLICRGLSISSPDDAVALERGYLIFEGLYAKLAEEGQLV, encoded by the coding sequence ATGAAATGGGTTACTTGGGAACGGGTCGGAGTAGATCGAATGGCGTGCGCCTGGCTGATTCGCCGATTTGTTGATCCCCACGCTGAATTTCTGTTTATTTCTGTAGGGCAAAGTTTACCGGAAGGTGCGGAGCCTTTTGATATACCAGGAGTCCGATATTCTCATCGGCAGGGTCACTGCAGTTTCCATACCATCTTAAAAGAGTTTAAAATCAACAATTTGGTCTTGCAACGTATAGCTCGAATTGTTGATGAGGCGGATACCGTTCAGGAAGTGACGCTGGAACCGGCAGCCCCTGGACTTGATTTGATTTGCCGCGGCCTAAGTATTAGCAGCCCTGATGATGCTGTCGCTTTGGAACGGGGGTACCTCATATTCGAAGGACTTTATGCGAAGCTTGCTGAAGAAGGACAGCTGGTATAA
- a CDS encoding DUF1259 domain-containing protein — MPRKGIRKWQYIAITLTVSVLVGVYVFQYIAGRMESSNVTAQAHEINWKPVEQILGIPGKMTADGVYKFSLPRSDLQVTVEGIKIKPTLALGTWFAFKKHDAKAMVMGDLVLTEDEVNPVMDKLFKGGIIVTALHNHLIGESPRVKYMHIEGHGEPVELAKSLREALDVTKTPLTASKSNQSIEFPFHAKRIEQVLGYRGQVSNGVYQISVPRAEKITENKMEIPPSMGVASPLNFQPTSGGKAAITGDLVLTAEEVYPVARVLRENDIKVTALHNHMLTEKPRLFFMHFWALDNAEKLAKGLRQALDHMNVK; from the coding sequence ATGCCCCGAAAGGGAATAAGAAAGTGGCAATACATAGCCATTACATTAACCGTGAGTGTCCTGGTTGGAGTATATGTTTTTCAATATATAGCCGGTCGGATGGAGAGTTCTAATGTAACCGCTCAGGCGCATGAAATCAATTGGAAACCTGTAGAACAAATTCTCGGTATTCCTGGAAAAATGACTGCGGACGGTGTGTATAAATTCAGTTTGCCGCGGAGCGACCTGCAAGTGACTGTCGAAGGAATAAAGATTAAACCCACACTGGCACTTGGAACCTGGTTCGCTTTTAAAAAACATGATGCGAAGGCCATGGTCATGGGGGATTTAGTGCTTACCGAAGACGAAGTGAATCCGGTTATGGATAAGCTTTTTAAGGGAGGAATTATCGTAACGGCATTACATAATCATTTGATCGGTGAGTCTCCCCGAGTTAAGTATATGCATATTGAAGGGCACGGCGAGCCGGTTGAACTGGCGAAATCGTTACGAGAGGCATTGGATGTAACGAAGACGCCTTTGACAGCAAGCAAATCTAATCAATCAATCGAGTTCCCATTTCATGCGAAACGAATTGAACAGGTTCTCGGTTATCGTGGACAAGTCAGCAATGGCGTTTATCAAATCAGCGTTCCTCGTGCTGAAAAAATCACAGAAAACAAAATGGAAATCCCGCCTTCTATGGGCGTAGCCAGCCCTTTAAACTTTCAACCAACCAGCGGGGGCAAGGCAGCTATTACTGGGGATCTTGTCCTTACTGCAGAGGAAGTTTATCCCGTTGCCCGTGTGCTGCGTGAAAACGATATCAAAGTAACAGCCTTGCATAATCATATGCTAACCGAAAAGCCGCGACTCTTTTTCATGCATTTTTGGGCGCTTGACAATGCAGAAAAACTAGCCAAAGGTCTTCGTCAAGCTTTGGATCATATGAATGTGAAGTGA
- a CDS encoding Chromate resistance protein ChrB: protein MKRAWLLLSYKIPNEPSKHRVFVWRKLKRLGAELLHDTFWCLPATDWTREQFQWLTIEIKDFGGSAYLFESQLTIPGQDDTLVQTFLTKVETEYRDILKELEQEELDLMTISKRYQMIQKRDYFQSELGKNVRDALITKGRT, encoded by the coding sequence ATGAAACGTGCCTGGCTGCTGCTATCTTATAAAATCCCTAATGAACCTTCTAAACATCGTGTGTTTGTTTGGCGGAAATTGAAGCGTCTTGGAGCCGAGCTGCTTCATGACACCTTTTGGTGTCTGCCTGCGACGGATTGGACCCGTGAACAATTTCAATGGTTAACGATAGAAATCAAAGATTTCGGCGGCAGTGCCTATTTGTTTGAGTCACAACTAACCATACCGGGGCAGGATGATACCTTAGTCCAAACATTTCTAACGAAGGTAGAAACAGAGTACAGGGATATCTTAAAGGAACTGGAACAAGAGGAGCTTGATCTTATGACCATCTCAAAACGTTACCAGATGATACAAAAAAGAGATTACTTTCAATCGGAACTTGGGAAGAATGTCCGGGATGCCTTAATTACGAAAGGGAGGACTTGA
- a CDS encoding sodium-dependent bicarbonate transport family permease, whose translation MFDIVVGNLLSPIVLFFVLGLIAAFFKSDLKFPSGLSEALSIYLLIAIGVKGGIELSHYSLATMVRPIMGALMLGILIPVMTLLIVRRFMKMDVKNSVALAATYGSVSIVTYGAAIAFLEEQRVGYDGFMSALVVIMESPAIIVSLMLLRIAENNASQMARSSYQLGIFKEYPIKTLFDKEVLKEGLFGKSVFLLLGSLFIGLVTGESGQPLVKPFFVDLYPSIMMLFLLNMGIIAGHRLPEIGKHGVKLFLFAVMMPILWGSLGVLIGAKIGLSVGSATLMGVLAGSSSYIAAPAAMRSSVPEANPSIYLGLSLGVTFPFNLIAGIPLYYHLAQRVI comes from the coding sequence ATGTTCGATATTGTTGTTGGGAATTTGTTGTCTCCAATTGTACTGTTTTTCGTACTGGGGCTGATCGCCGCATTTTTCAAGTCCGATTTGAAATTTCCAAGCGGTCTAAGTGAAGCCCTCAGCATCTATTTACTAATTGCCATAGGTGTCAAAGGGGGAATTGAATTGTCGCATTACTCGCTGGCGACAATGGTACGCCCCATTATGGGTGCATTAATGCTCGGGATACTCATTCCCGTTATGACACTGTTGATAGTGCGCAGATTCATGAAGATGGATGTGAAAAATTCTGTTGCCTTAGCAGCTACATATGGCTCCGTCAGCATTGTGACCTATGGTGCGGCAATTGCGTTTTTGGAAGAGCAACGTGTTGGGTATGACGGATTCATGAGCGCACTGGTCGTCATTATGGAGAGCCCTGCCATCATTGTTTCGTTAATGCTTTTAAGGATTGCAGAAAATAACGCGTCTCAAATGGCACGGTCCTCATATCAGTTAGGTATATTTAAAGAATATCCAATTAAAACCCTGTTTGATAAGGAAGTCTTAAAGGAAGGCCTCTTCGGAAAGAGTGTGTTCCTTCTGCTCGGGAGTTTGTTCATCGGGCTAGTCACAGGAGAATCAGGCCAACCGCTGGTCAAGCCCTTTTTTGTTGATTTATACCCCAGCATTATGATGCTTTTCTTATTGAACATGGGCATAATTGCCGGACACCGTCTTCCCGAAATAGGCAAACATGGAGTAAAGCTGTTTCTTTTCGCTGTCATGATGCCAATTCTGTGGGGGAGCTTGGGTGTTTTGATTGGAGCGAAAATTGGGTTGTCCGTCGGAAGCGCCACGCTAATGGGAGTACTGGCCGGGAGTTCATCGTATATAGCCGCCCCTGCCGCGATGAGAAGTTCCGTACCGGAAGCGAATCCGTCCATTTACTTGGGATTATCCCTAGGAGTTACGTTTCCTTTCAATTTAATTGCAGGGATACCATTATATTATCACCTTGCTCAACGGGTGATCTAA
- a CDS encoding TerC family protein, protein MDYFTSEFWTALLAIVVIDLVLAGDNAIVIGLSARNLPRDQQKKVVFWGVFGAIAIRSLLTLVVVWLLKIPGLLMIGGVLLIWIAYKLIAEEKKHDVKSTGNLWSAIKTILIADTVMGLDNVLAVAGAAHGDFILVVLGLLISVPIVVWGSTLILKWVERFPIIIYIGSGVLALTASKMIFDEPFIKEFFAENPIMQWGLSLVIVVGVLLLGRLKKQNQKSEIAKG, encoded by the coding sequence ATGGATTACTTTACTTCAGAATTTTGGACAGCATTATTAGCCATTGTCGTTATTGATTTGGTTTTAGCTGGTGATAATGCAATTGTCATCGGCTTGTCTGCAAGGAACCTGCCGAGAGACCAACAAAAGAAAGTTGTTTTTTGGGGAGTTTTTGGTGCTATAGCAATTCGTTCGTTGTTAACTTTGGTAGTCGTCTGGTTATTAAAAATTCCTGGTCTGCTCATGATTGGTGGGGTACTTCTCATTTGGATAGCCTATAAACTTATTGCGGAAGAGAAAAAACACGATGTAAAGTCGACTGGAAATTTATGGTCAGCGATAAAAACAATTCTAATTGCAGACACGGTAATGGGATTGGATAATGTACTTGCTGTAGCAGGAGCTGCACACGGTGACTTTATTTTGGTTGTATTAGGCTTACTGATTAGTGTGCCAATAGTCGTTTGGGGAAGTACCCTCATATTAAAGTGGGTTGAACGGTTCCCGATTATTATTTACATTGGTTCAGGTGTATTGGCTTTGACTGCATCAAAAATGATTTTCGATGAGCCGTTCATAAAGGAATTTTTTGCAGAAAATCCAATTATGCAGTGGGGACTAAGCCTCGTTATTGTTGTAGGGGTATTATTACTAGGGAGATTAAAAAAACAGAATCAAAAATCAGAAATAGCTAAGGGATAA